AGGGATATTGACAggctcaagaaaatgtaaatgcaAAACCCTGAAATTAGATACTTGAGAAATAGCAGGACTGTTGCAGTGGGCAGCAATCCCCAATATTAGTGGGAATCTGAAAATGCTTGGAAAACAGTATTGACTGCTAAACTCTCGTAGACAAAGTCAGAAGAGAGGGCAGCATAGATGGactttctgttttaaattaaaatacatgCTTCTTTTCTCAGCTGCTGAACTGTGTCTCTGTTCAGCATCTGGACACCACTGCCCATCAACATTAACTCTCTTAGTTTATGCAATTTGGCACATAAAAAAGGCTTTTCAGAGGTCTGCAAGTGCTGAATCCTTCTACCATGTAGAAATGAGCCTGTGTAGGAGCAGCCTGAAGCGTTTGTTTTTACAAACCTTCAGCAGACATCTAAGTAAAGGTTCCTGAGCCACAAGTGTGGAGTGATGCTGCCTCACAAGAAACAGCTGCGTTTCTCTGGGTGGGAGGGAAAAGTTAAAGGTCTTAAGGTTTAAGTGTGGTAGGAGTTAAAGCTGCTCTCTCTGTATTGCAGTTGGTCAGAATTGTTTGTGGTCCTGATAACACCCAATTTTTGGATTTCAGAAAATCAGAGATTGAGTACTACGCTATGCTTGCCAAGACTGGTGTCCATCATTATAGTGGGAACAACATTGAGTTGGGCACAGCATGTGGAAAATACTACAGAGTGTGCACACTGGCCATCATTGACCCAGGTAATTCCCTCCTGCAGTATGGGGGCCAAATGAGAAGGAGTCTGTGGatcctcccttctcctttgAGTAGCAGCACTGAGCAAGGAATGAGCAGGAGTGATGACACACTTTACTCACTGCCTTTTTCTATCAGGTTTAACacttaaaattttctttgaCCAAGATCCTGCTCTTTTTTTGCGAGTCCTAGGTTCTTAGAACCTGGAAggacttctgcttctcttgcacATAGCTCTTTTAATGCTGAGCCCTGTGAGCATTTTGTCTGCTTGTCAGTCTGTAGGGAGGTTTCAGTGTCTGGGCCTGTGTGGGACCTGTTTCTGAACCCATCAGCTAGGACATGAGCTTGCACAACATCCTGTTTACAACAGCCCTGTTGGACTGTTTTTAAGCTGAGACAAAGGATTGTGACTTGTCCTGCTTCCCAGAATAATATATAGAAAAGTAATCAATAGGCAGGTGGATATTCGTCAAGGGAATGAAAATTACATTCAACACTTCCTTTTAAAACTGTTTGTATGAAATTATTATGGTTTGGTAACAGTCTTTGACCCAGAGAGTTGCTCAGATTCCTTATATAGAATGCTAAGTAGGTGACTTCCCAGAATGTTTTAAGAGAAGAATCAATCCCGTGTTCTGTTTGTTGATCAGAATGCATACACATATGTTTAATGATTTCTCTAATAACTTTAAACAACTGTTCCCCAAGTCACAATGATTTGAATTTCCCACTGCTTCAGGAAACTTTATTTAGCTTGCTTGTATTCAAATAGTAGctgtaattaatttttccaATGTCACTTtcaggtttggttttgggtgggGTGGGGGCTGCAAGTCAGTCCTAATGCTCTGTAGCTGCCAATGCGAATATTCTCGCTGTCCTGATATTTCTGTGATCAGGGGAGGCTAGACATTCGCTATAGTAAAACTATGCATTGTGTCCTCCAGGACTAGATCATTGTTTTAGTCCTGGCTTTGTAAATGCTGGTGACAGGTGCATAATTACTGTAAATATTGGTTTTGGTTTAGAAAAACAGTTACAGGTATTCTTATCAATATTAccaaaattatttgctttttttcctaagcaGACTATCTAGAATCACAGTGGTGATTTTATgggtggggtttgttttgtttcttagtTTTATTCCTAAATACCATCTTCCTGTGGGTCCTCTCGTAAcaatacatttttgttttacAGGTGACTCTGACATCATTAGAAGCATGCCAGAACAAACCAGTGAGAAGTAAATGCTGTAGAGGTGTTATTTCTACAATAAAACTGGTTACAGatctcttttaaagaaaaatttgtaTTATACATTTGTTGGTTTTAGGGAACAAACTATATAAATGAAGATTCATTCCCACTGCTGTGCTTCTTCTTCTGTTAGAAATAACCTTCACATGGCAAAATTTGCCTTTCTTTCTGTAGGCATTGTGGATCTTAAGAGGTAAGTGAAGGAAGGCTTGGTCATGGCAAGTACGGTGCCAAATCCCAGCAGGCTGTGGCTTCCTTGGTGTTTGCTTTTGGAGTGCTAACGCAAACACAGGCATAACGTAAGGGACAGTCACAAATTTGGGATGTTGGTGGGGAACCCTAAAGGTTTACTTTCATGAAATATTTCACACTGTTTTTAACAAGTGGATCAAGTACTAAATGTGCATTAGTCCCTTTGTCTTTTCCTTCTAAGAGTATGTATCTGTAAAAGGACAAACAGGATATAGCTTCTAGATGTGTAACATACACTTTCAGTAAGATACCAGTTAACTTcacaaaactgtttttaaatcaataaccttttttttttagttttctgaAGATACTGGAGAGAGATGAGCTGGTGTTCTTAAGTCACAATTGCTGAGAATGTCAGTGTCTTAGAGATTTGTGCCTGTTTTGTTTGAGACCATGACTGCAGGATGTTCCTTATTACTAGGGATTGTTAATTGAGGTGCTAGTGATTTTCTGACATGAAACAAGTAAACACCTAATGAAAATCAGAATGTAACCTTGCAGAATTCTTAAGTATGCCAAAGCACAAGGTATCTTTCAAAGCTTGCTGTTTTATGTCCATGCACATTCACCAGCTTGTCTGAGATCACTTAATCACTTATGTTTTGCTGCAACTCCTTCTGTTATAAAGTAAATGAAGTTTGGTGTTTCCATTTGGAGACCGTCAAGAGGCAAACTCTGAGATGTGTCAGAGCAAAGGAGGAAGTGCTGGTGTATTTACCTATTAAACCACAAATCTGGATGAGTTGCAGTCAAGGGGAAAACACTTTAAGTGGCCAGAATAGAAGCagtttgctggttttgtttgtgttttagTATTTAACAGGTGTGCAGTTAGCTGAATTGACCAGGTAATACTTTCAGAATTAATATACTGTTTGCATTCAGGAAAGTTAAAGAATTAGTGAATACTGACTAAAGGACAGCAGGGAGAAGTTGGGTAGTCCGGACATAATAAGAAAAATTTTTAGAAACTTCAAGTTGTGATGCCCTGATAATCCAGTGGACTTCCCACTTTCCATCACAGTTTAATTCCATCACAGTTTAAACACATATGTGTAACTATATATTTACTTCCTACTGATTCCAGTAGTAACTTGTTGGAAGAATCCAAGTCAAGCCCATGGCTGTGAATGCTGTCTCACTTGTTCTGTGTATGTCTATACATAGAactatatatatacacacaaactGTGCTTAAAATACTAGGAGTGGAGGAGGGAAATACGGAAAAGCAAGTCATATAAATTCATACcctaaaaatactttaaaacatggaggtttcatttcagaaaacaacagcattttattattttgtataGCTTATTTCAGTTGTTCTGCTTAATTAGAATTTCTGCTAGTTACTAAATTGTTTATATAAAATTTTCAACATTTCTTATCTGAAATCAATGCAAACATATGTGATATAAATGCAAGGATCCAGAATATTCTTTTTAACTTCAGACACAAAGATGTTATTGTACATTGAACCAGTTTAAGAAAATAGCTCTGACAACTTTGTATACATAAATATACAGTGTAACATACACTTAAAATTCTGATCAGTATTTTAGTCTGTTTTCCAAGTCTTCCATTCTCTTTGTCATTTCTTCCAGTAGATAAAAGTTAAGGAAAGAGAGCTACTGATAGGATGCATTAATAGAAAAAGTCAGCTACCTGATTGCTATGGTCCATAAACATTCTCTTGTTTCTCCTCTGACTCCCAGTAATGTCTCATACAATACTCCTCTGTATTTTCTTGTTCTGATTTGATCAGCTGAGTTGAGAATGCTGTGTGAAGCCCCATTCCTTAACAGGCATACCTTGTCATGGAGTTCAGACAGTAGCTTATTAAAAAGGCTGGTTCTAAAAATGTATTACTTTTCTCTATTTTAAAGGGAGGGTAAGTATTTATCTAGTTAATgctgtttaaaaaatgttttacttaATCATATGGAAAACTGCACATAACTAACAGTAGATTATAGAACTATGGGGCTCTGAGACACCAGGAAGAGTGTCTGCTTCTCATGATCTGTTCTGTCCATAGTTGTGACAGTGCTTCCCAGACAAATGTGGAATAGAGCACAACAAAGTCCATGGGATCTAGGGCTGGTTCCATTTACAGTAATAAGCTGTAGCAATGCAAAGTAGTGTACAGCATCCCTTTCCTGATAAGCACTTCCTGTTAGCAGGAATTCTGTCTCCTGCAGGAAGAGGTTGGACCAGTACTGTTTACTTCAGCCCCTCTCTATGAGTGCCGTGGAAATGCTGCAGCCAGGGGAAGCTGAGAGGAAGAGAAGGCCTAGCATCAAGTGAGATCTGAAGGCACTCAGATCTACCTCAGAAGGATGAATTTGCTGCAGCCCACTCCTTGCTTGTTTGATTAGAGTCTTGATTTCAACATTTTAAGGTCTTACACAAGGGAAGATTGAGAACTGGGCTTATAAATTGAGATCTTTGACACACTGCtgttagggattttttagggcAGACAGGCAAATAGAATTTGGCCTCGTGAACAGCCACGTGTACTGTTGCCCTCAATTGCCAGCAGGAAAATCTCTTGCTAGTAAGGAGCAAGGGTGGCTGTCCTGCTTCTGTGGATGTTTAGTCTGCCTGGACATTGGCTTTGGTAATTTCTCATCTGTCTGCTGAGGCAAGGTTACTCTGCATAGGAGCACCATGTAAACTGGATTTTCTTTAACAGCCATATTTCTCAAGTGTTCACAAAGGCAAAGTTGAAACAGTGAGACTGCACTCAACTTATTGATAGAAGTTAATGTAGTTGGACACAAAACAGTATGGACTGGTCCCTCTAAATTTGTATTGTGTAACTGGAGCTAGTTTTGCAGCCAGTTGTCCCTCCCTCACTCCAGACCTCTGGAGGAGGACTAGCCAGTAGTCTGCAGTTCCAAGGACTAGTGTATCACCTCATACCTGAGCTGCTCTTGAGATAAGGCAGAGAAATGAGGTTTGTAATAAAGAGGAAACTGGATGGTTCATACTCTTCAAAGCAGTGGCTGCACAGTGCTCTGAGGAAGTGCTTAGCACTGTTCCTATCAAAATTCCTAGTGTCTGGGTCAGTGTTGACAGGTTTTCCATCACCTTGAGCCATTGGAGTAAAAATCACAGGTTGCCTGCTCAAATGGTAAAGCAAAAAAAGCACATGTTGCTAAGGTTCTAAGCTTAGTAAATAAGTTCTTTGATTCTGAGTAAGCTCAGAGTTCcccacagctcagctgcaggagaTTGCAGTAAAGAGCTTCTAAAGGGGCAAGAATTTGACTCCTTTCTTGTCAGCATGCAGCTTGGAATGCTGCATGTCATATAACACTTAAGGACATGGGAAATGACCTAGAAATTTTTCTCCAAAGTTGTTTGAAGAAGTCCCATCAGAGGAGTATGTATGTTGATGAGCGTTTGAAACACCTGACAATAACCTTACATGACGGCTTTCTCCTCCTTTATGAAATGTGCTTTGCATGGTGTAATTTAATCAAGTGATTAGAACATAATTCCTTAGTGTCTGCCAAAGGATTCCCTTGGGAAGGTGAGAGatgggctggctgctgcagggaaggtCTGAACTGGTAGGCAATGTTCTGCATCAGGTTACCAGCCACCGAGGGCTCTGCTTGCCTCCCTCTGGACAGACTGTTCACAGTCTGAAGCCGTTCCTGTCTAGGAAGCACAAAGTGATGAGCTGTTGGTATCATCACTGCACTCTTCTGTGCAGAGAATAAGTGCTTACTGCTCTTGCACACAGTTACACAACTCATGTAGAAGATGATGTTTTCTTAGTGTTTATTTGATCAGAAGCAGCTTTCATGATGAAAACAGGAATTTGCTGCATAAATAGCACATGATGAGCTGTATTGCCACTTTACTACTGTTGTTTCCTGAGATGTGGATATTGCAGGCTGCTGCACTAGCAGCTCCCTTGAAATAGACTAACTGGGTGGCAGAAGCTAGTGATCTGCACTTTGCTATCTTTTatctgcatttcttttaatgcaAGATAAGGCAAATCTGAGTCCTCTGATTTCATCTAGAGTATGGTTTTAAATGACTCACTGCATATGGTGCTTTACCAAGGAGTTCAGCAGGGAAACACCTCATGTACTCTTGACACCTGTAGCCAGTAAATGCTATTTCAGTAGCATCTGAAGAAGTAACCCAAAGCAAAGCATGTTAGTCTTGAATTTAACCAGTTGTTTCTTTGCTGTTCCTGAAGGTGTTTACTGTAAGGGGCTATTAAAATTCAAGATCCTTGTTAATATTTTGGTCCCTTCTATGAAAGAGAAGCAGATTAAAAGTTAAAGGCCTTACTCCTTGGAAACTATTACGTAGTTTAGATTTTCTTTACAATAAACTGATTTTAGCTATGGAGGCAGATCAGACTTGATGCAAAAACATAGTTTGTTTTAACCTGCCTTTCTTACCTTACCTGTAAGAAACAGTTACTCAGAAAGGATATATCGCTGGGTGAGTTTTCTTACTTCATTGGTTGCATAGTTCTGGAATGTCACAAGGTTTTCACATTTACACTGGTCATTATCTTTTGAGGCTTTtgctgaaaaacagaaacactTAAGTGTAGACTAAATGCTGAATAAATTGAAGAGGATGGGGAGGAAATGACAAGGCATTATAAATGCAGAGCAGGTTTAATAAATCTTCCTGTTCTCAAAACAGGTCAACATCCCCAGGAATGCCCAGAGGCAGATTCTGTCAGTACTGGAAAATAGTACACAATGTGTAGTCCTGTATGTTCAAAGAACAGTCTGGGTTATTCTAAACAAAGGGAACCCGATTACCTGTTGTTGAGTGGATGTGACTGTCTTCAAAAAGATACTTGTGGTGTACTGCAAGATGTGGACAGTCAATGACATCTGTGATGGCTATTGTGGTTGATTCAGGTCCTGcaggaaaccccccaaaactctAAAAATCAGACCCactaaattataattttttttctactcaCATGCACTGAGTTCTCCCTAATTAGTAAGTAATCTTACTAATTGCAGTAAGGATCATTCAAGGAAAGGATTAGCGATACAAAGATATGAAGGAACCAGGCTGTTAGGCTGTATTTACTGTATACATTATATAAGTTGTGGGTTGCAGAACTGAAAGGGAATTGTGAAAGTTCCCGTGAGAAACAGAAGTGATTGAAAGGTGAACGTGCTTAAAGTGTGAAGCGCAGTGTTGAAATACAAGCTTCTCCATGAAGTATTTCATTCGGATGATGTAAGAAGCATGCAGCCATGCTTTTGTTACAGTGAATCTCCATTTTTCACATTGCAGGGTGACTCAGAGGGGCGAGGAGGCAGGGACACGAGATAAACCATTTTAGCTGAATTGTGAGAGTTCTCTACAGAAGGCAGCAtgaaaaggcagcaggagaggacACTTGAGTCAAAACAGCCAACCTGAAGGCTGTGGACCAGTCTTATGAAGCCTCCCAGATGATGCATCCTGCTGGTGAGGTGACTCTTTCAAGGCTGGTAGATAGAAATTTCCAAAGGAAATGATATCACAAAAGGAGCGATAAAAATGTTCACATTATTTAGAATTGGAGATGTTTCTTGCTAGTAGCTTGATATTTGTCTCTCATAACACACGGAGAATGCCTCATACCTGTGCAATTTAGAAGAGGTCCAGTGTTGATGGAAACTCCACAATTTGCCCTTCAACTCAGACTATCAGAAGAACTCCTCCAAAACCAGAAGTGATTATTTAATAATAGTGAAGCAATCTGAAATGACAGCAATCTACTTTGTGTCCCATAGTGAAAATTCTTTCATGTTTCATTAGCATCCATCATCCTTTGGGGTGAACTGAATAATAATATTgcttggagaaagaaaaagtttcTTCCTGTCCTTCAGTTTTCTTCTTTATAATGGGAAATATTGATCAGGGAGTTGGGAGGTTTTAGGTAAGAAGGGTGCAGCAGAGTCTATTTGATACACTGCAGTTGTAAGcaaaaatacacatttctaATTCACGAAGGACGGCCTTTAAAATGTAAAGATTTATTTCAGAGTCCACACCCCGATCTTTTTAGTCAAGAAATTGAGAGGAAACAAAACCTGTGGCGAGGTGGAACTTCAGCCATTGTGTGCCCTGCCCCTTTCTTGCTGGCAGAGGGCAGAGTGGAGGCAGCTGCGGTTCCTTAGGACTGGTCCTTCACTAGGAAATGAACACTTCGTCCTCCACTGACTCTGGAGCCCCCCATGGCCCAGAGGAGCTGAAGAACAGGTATTTAACAACTGCACCACGTGACTGATCGTGCCAGGGTGATGGAgcatctgggacacatcccCTCCTCTGGAACCTAGAGCTCCTTCCCTGAAAGTGAATGCGTGGGAGTAAAAGATGACAGTGCAAAATTGCCTGATACACCATGAAGATGCAGTAGGGAGGTGGAAGATGCTTCTGGGACATCCAGGTTTGCTATAACTATTGGGGTCCCTGCTGTTTTAGTCAGTTTTGAGAGATGCATAATAATATACAGCTGTGCTAAATTGCACTGGGGAGGAGATGAGGCCCTTTTGAGTGGAGGTTGGAATTACTGAGCATGAATATGAGGGGAGAACAGATGAGTGGTTGAATAAGAAGTCCAGAGATCAGGCAGCAGAACTACAATATTTATATAGAGATGCAGATATAGATATCTCAGTCTGCATGGGAACTAGCTGCTGGAAGGAACTCAGATTTTGGAGAAGAGTTCAGGGCAGAGAGGTGTGGGATAAGACCACAAGGGAATTAAACGAGAAGCAGAGCCTAGCTGAAGAACGATCAAGTGGGAACAAGGATAGTGAAGATATCTGTTGTAGAAGAGATGGAGCAGGTAAGACAAATCTTGAGTGTTTGATCCTGGGTCACAATTTGCTCAAGAAGTTGCTCAGGAGCTGCAAGCTAATGGGAGGGTTGTTTAAGAAGGGCAGAGGAACTGACCTGAAATGTTTGAGCTTTGGACACTGGGCTGGTATAGACACATAATTAGGGACAGAAAATGACAGATGCACTGGTAGAGATGTGGCAGGAGGTCTCCAGTTTGGAATAGGAACTGGGCATTTAAGAAACTCCAGGCTTCAGAAACTAGTTGGAGCTCTGAGATTTCTGCTCTCATTGCCTCTGTGAAGCTGAATAAACACATAAGTAGGACAGAGGCTGATCACCCTGAATCCCTTGGTGAAGTCAGTGCAATGAATAAATTTGTTGGGGAACAATGCTGAAGTTGGATGTTCATTTTCAGTGTTCTGTTTTGTAACAAAACACTATTAATTTGTTAGGAGGAGACTGAAAAAGTGTCATCAAAAGCATTGTCTGAATATTTGCTGAACTGATAACGATCCATAATTTGGAAGGAGAACAGAATGTTAACCAGCTGGCTGCTGAGTACTGTTATCTGATCAGGGCTGGGGTCTTGTGACAAAAATAGTATATGACCATGTAATTAAAAGCTCCCATAATGCACATGCTCAGGGCTGAAGCTGCAGTCATACTGAGTATGTATGACATTGCTGGAGCCTCGTTAGTGCTTCCAGTCAgatgagaaattaaaattaaccaAGGCAATGAATGGGAACCTTCCGACTGAATTCCTTTTAATAAgaggcaagagaaaaaaaaaaacctcctatTTTTGCCTTTACTAGTAGTCATCAAGAATAATTAATAGTAATCAGCAACTATTTTACAAGGCAGATGCTTTCTTGCAGAATAAAAGAAAGCctaacccccccccccaaaaaaaaaaaaacatttggaaGACTTCCACATTAGTTGGAAACAGGCAGTGCATCTACAGCTGGGATTAGGGATGAGAGGCTTTTTCAGTGGAGTCCATAAGGACAGGATCTCCTCCTGTCCTCACAAGGTGGAGCCTCAGCAGACCTCAGGTAAGGACCAAAGCTGGAGTAAAGATAAAAGTCATTGCTATTGCAGAGGAGAAAAATTGCACTGTATACaacagaaggaattaaaaaaagaacttttaGATTGTGTAACAGGTTTGGAGGCAGAATTTCTGGTGGAGTGAGTTGATGAGTAATAGGTAGTCCTGGAGTGTCCAGAAAAACAAGGTTGGGTCAGTCCTCAGTTCACAGGTGTGAGGCATTCATTGCCTGTTGTTGAGAGAGGGGGAGGACAGAAGCTGAAGCACCAGTGCTGTCCAGTTCCTGGAGGTGTAGACGTGAAGCTGCCACAAAGGGGCAGgatttacttattttttcatATAGTAAATAATgcagttaaaaggaaaaaaaattgtggttGCTAACCACTGCTGTGGGTACCTGAAGATGCATTTCCATCACTGAGCTCTGGGGTTTGCCGGTCAGTGAGAGTTATTGTACTGGGGTTTGCTAATGAGTGAGAATTATTGTTCTGGCTGCCAGATAGTTTTGGGTTTGCCTTCTCCAAAAGCTTTTAAGATGACATGTTGTCACTGAAGATTATCTGCCCAATAAGGTTAATTGAACTGACTTGGTTTTATATTATTATAGTGTTTAGTATTTCAGAAAGATGAAACTAGGACTTCTTAGGACTGAAGGACAAAGAGTACGCAAGCCAGGAAACATTCTTAAAGTCTTTTTTACAGATGTTTTTCTTGAGATCTGTATAAAGAAATGTCCTGCAGCAAATTTTATACAataatgtaaaagaaaaaaaaaaaagggcaaaatcTGTTTGCATTTAATTCCAAGAAAAACAGCCAGATAAAATCTAgtgtaaattaaaaaatcttGCACAATTCTAGTCTTACAACTAACATCATTCCATATGTTGTTTCTGAATTTTGCTTCAGGTACCAGTTTGAATGTACAAAAAAATACTGAGTCTTGGGAATGTATGAGTGGGAGAGCTTGCTGTCCTCTCCCTGGCTCCATAGCTTTCATCTCAGCTCAGATTCTCCCTTCCCCTTACAAAACTTCATCTGGGAATGTTTATATACAAGCTGTTTGTTCCAGAATGAAGAAGGGTGCTTTTTGAAACAGACCTTTCACATTTGTGTAACAAAACTCAGAGCTTGTGCATAACTGAAATCCACTCTTTGTAGCTGTGAATGTATGTTCAATGAACTATTTTTAGTCTATAAATACACACAAGAGCTCTTGACAATTTATTTTGCTGTGGTTTAGGTTTTTGCTGCTGGtcttaggattttttttttaattttcattaagaTATTACAAATCCCAGATTATTTTCCCACATTCCTAATGAAATAGATCATATTTATTTGCTGGAGTGGGGTTCAATTCATGGTTGACTCAAccttagaaacagaaaaaagaagaagTGATTGATTCTTCAAGACATAGAATTGTACAACTTATGCAACCTTCatgaaaaaaaagggaagataaTTACAATACATTTACCCAGTGATGGATTAACAGTATATATTCTTCATGTATTAAAGggcagaaaaatcaaaaaagcaaaacacctGAAAGCATTCACTTCTATCTcaaggaaaatgggattttgttACCTTCACAGATTTGGGCTCTTAGCTCTTCACTTatgtcctccagagctgtgaAATCCTCAGCATAGAAGAGATGTTTATATGATGGCTCAGATGCAATTTCCAGCAGTTCTTCCTCAATTGCTTTTCCTATTCCAATGGCATAGATGATTATACCTGGATTCAAAAGAAATTGCACATACTTATTATTTCAGCAGTTCTAATTCTAAGCACTTGTTCATCcatgaaaggaaaacaagagagaaagggagagctCCAGAAACGTATATTATATGTACCTTTAAAATCAGTGAAGAGGCTTAATATGCTTTAGTTACTGGGAGATTTGCAGAAACTCTCTTGTTTGCTGTAATTTGACATACAGTTTTTGTGCTAAAGAGATGACGCTTGCCTGGCCACTACTGATGGTAAATGGTCCCAGAACGAGTATTACAAACAATGCAAGAGAATCACACAGTTCAGCCTCACAATTGCACTGCAAGGCCCTggtttgtgtgtgtctgtagGGTATATGCAATGCAGCTGATTACTGGGTTGATGGGAAAACCTGTTACATATTAGCAAATGGGGCGGAATCCTGAAAGATGGTagtaatttttcaaaaaaatgcTTAAGTCTTATATTGAAATCCTCAGAGCACAATTAAACTTGATTCTTGCTCTCTAATGGGCACTAACAGGCTGGAAGGCCCACATAGGAGGATAAGAATGGGAAAACAAGAAATTTATGGGGCTAGGGAAGAAAAAGCCTTACAACAGGGATGCTCAGGACAAGTATTTCCACAGCAGAGGTGCTAGGGAGAAGGTAAGTGAGGATGTGTAGTTTTCTGAACTCTGGAAGCAGGGAAAGAGGAAGTGGTTCAGAGCCCTCTCACCAGCTAGATTTTAAACAAGCAATAACTACAAAACATAGTGATCTTCAATAATCTTTGTCAGCAGTTATGTTTTTATGTTCACGAGCATATGATCAGATACAACATTTCTCCTTATATCAGTTCTGGCTTATAAAGTGTCCACAGCAAGTACTGATTTTGTGATTCATACTACAGCTATGAGCTTCACAGCTCTTACATGATTCAAGAGAAGAAGCTGCCTTCTCTGGttgttttcaaataaaacttGAGATGAGGAGGTTTGATATCTTTATTTAATATGAGGTGGTAACTGCTGCTCACTCACTGAATTGCAACTTTTAACCTTTTTGCTGAAGAATCTTGGGCCTGATAGTACcacaaaatatgcattttccaagttttttaacttttaacaTCTCCTTACTTTTCTTCATGAATCTGCCTACCATTGCACTTCAGCCAGGAAAGGAAAGTGTTTA
This sequence is a window from Anomalospiza imberbis isolate Cuckoo-Finch-1a 21T00152 chromosome 1, ASM3175350v1, whole genome shotgun sequence. Protein-coding genes within it:
- the RPL30 gene encoding large ribosomal subunit protein eL30 → MVAAKKTKKSLESINSRLQLVMKSGKYVLGYKQTLKMIRQGKAKLVILANNCPALRKSEIEYYAMLAKTGVHHYSGNNIELGTACGKYYRVCTLAIIDPGDSDIIRSMPEQTSEK